In Candidatus Omnitrophota bacterium, one DNA window encodes the following:
- the lepA gene encoding translation elongation factor 4, translating to MDKSLIRNFSIIAHIDHGKSTLADRILEITGVVERSHKGDQLLDDMDLERERGITIKASMVRLTYHSKKFDQDYVFNLIDTPGHVDFTYEVSKSLSACEGAVLVVDAGQGIEAQTVANYYLAMDNDLEVIPVINKIDLSQADIPRVKRQIESVLGYKDEDMILASAKESIGIEDILDKIIEVIPPPSGEENHPLKALVFDCRFDAYKGVVVFVRIMDGRIDKKTQLKMMHSGTVYKIEELGFFNLKYNEADSLTCGEVGYFTANIRDAREIMVGDTITDVKNPCEEALPGFRKLKPLVFCGIYPINPGDFPDLREAMDKLKLSDASFVFEPESSQSFGSGFRCGFLGLLHMEIVQERLKREYDLNLILTVPNVVYKVRTKEGELIEVDTPAKLPPIQDIQESFEPYATLLMIVPVDSIEAVCDFTKSRRGVFQSNEYLSEDRVKVIFSIPLSEIIVDFYDRMKSLTRGYGSLDYEFKDYLPTRLVKLDILINGNICDAFSSLIFKDKAASRAHVLTDKLKESIPRQLFEVAIQAVIGSQIIASEKVKSVGKHVTAKCYGGDITRKRKLWESQKEGKKKLKQFGKVEIPQEAFLEVLKI from the coding sequence ATGGATAAATCATTAATCAGAAATTTTTCTATTATAGCGCATATTGATCACGGCAAGTCTACTTTAGCTGACCGTATATTGGAAATAACGGGTGTTGTAGAACGCAGCCATAAAGGGGACCAGCTTCTTGATGATATGGATCTTGAAAGAGAGCGAGGTATTACTATCAAAGCTTCAATGGTGCGCTTAACGTATCATTCAAAAAAGTTTGATCAGGATTATGTTTTTAATTTGATTGATACTCCGGGCCATGTTGATTTTACTTATGAAGTCTCTAAATCTTTGTCAGCCTGTGAGGGGGCAGTGCTTGTCGTTGATGCCGGGCAAGGCATAGAAGCCCAGACTGTTGCTAATTATTACCTTGCGATGGATAATGACTTAGAGGTTATCCCTGTAATAAATAAAATTGATTTAAGCCAGGCTGATATTCCACGCGTTAAAAGGCAGATAGAGAGTGTTTTAGGTTACAAAGATGAAGATATGATTTTAGCTTCAGCCAAGGAGAGCATAGGGATTGAAGATATTTTAGATAAAATAATTGAAGTTATCCCTCCTCCTTCAGGTGAAGAGAACCATCCTTTAAAAGCGCTTGTTTTTGATTGCCGGTTTGATGCCTATAAAGGTGTTGTTGTTTTTGTGAGGATTATGGATGGCCGTATTGACAAAAAAACTCAATTGAAAATGATGCATTCCGGAACGGTTTATAAAATAGAAGAATTAGGATTTTTTAATTTGAAATATAATGAAGCTGATTCTTTAACTTGTGGTGAGGTTGGATATTTTACTGCTAATATAAGAGACGCGCGTGAAATTATGGTTGGCGATACGATAACTGATGTTAAGAATCCATGTGAAGAGGCTCTTCCCGGATTTCGTAAGTTAAAGCCGCTTGTTTTCTGCGGGATCTATCCGATTAACCCCGGAGATTTTCCTGATTTGCGCGAGGCAATGGATAAATTGAAATTGTCGGATGCTTCTTTTGTGTTTGAGCCGGAGAGCTCTCAGTCTTTTGGTTCAGGTTTCCGCTGTGGATTTTTAGGCCTTTTACATATGGAGATTGTGCAAGAGCGGTTAAAGAGAGAATACGATTTAAATTTAATATTAACTGTCCCAAATGTAGTTTATAAAGTCAGGACTAAAGAAGGGGAGTTGATTGAAGTTGATACCCCGGCAAAGCTTCCTCCAATCCAGGATATCCAGGAATCATTTGAGCCGTATGCAACCTTGCTTATGATTGTTCCGGTTGACTCAATTGAGGCGGTGTGTGATTTCACCAAGTCAAGAAGAGGGGTTTTCCAGTCAAACGAATACCTTAGTGAAGACAGGGTTAAGGTAATTTTTTCTATTCCTCTTTCTGAGATTATCGTTGATTTTTATGACCGTATGAAGTCATTGACAAGGGGGTATGGCTCTTTAGATTATGAATTCAAGGATTACCTGCCAACAAGGTTAGTTAAGTTAGATATCCTTATTAATGGAAATATTTGCGATGCTTTTTCATCGTTAATATTTAAGGATAAAGCCGCAAGCCGGGCGCATGTCTTAACAGATAAGCTAAAAGAATCAATTCCCCGCCAGTTATTTGAAGTAGCAATCCAGGCGGTTATCGGTAGCCAGATTATTGCATCGGAAAAAGTCAAGTCCGTAGGTAAGCATGTCACCGCGAAATGCTATGGAGGAGATATTACCCGTAAGAGAAAACTCTGGGAGAGTCAAAAGGAAGGAAAAAAGAAATTAAAACAATTTGGTAAAGTTGAGATTCCACAGGAAGCATTTCTGGAGGTGTTAAAAATATGA
- the cmk gene encoding (d)CMP kinase: MIIAIDGPAGAGKSTVAKIIAKKLGFLYIDTGAMYRALTLKAIINSINISLENDLIDLAHNTSIDLINNPDGSLKVLLDGKDVSKEIREPRITKHVSDVAKIKGVRLVMLSLQRELGKKRDCVLDGRDIGTVVFPDADNKFYVDASLDERTNRRYKELKESGQNVTLQDVKADLINRDKIDSTREFAPLKQAKDAIYVDTTNMTIEEVAEALSNKISNG, from the coding sequence ATGATTATCGCAATTGATGGGCCTGCCGGAGCTGGTAAAAGCACAGTGGCAAAAATAATCGCTAAAAAATTAGGGTTTCTTTACATTGATACCGGTGCTATGTACCGGGCACTTACCTTAAAAGCCATTATTAATAGTATTAATATAAGCTTAGAGAATGATCTCATTGACCTGGCGCATAATACGAGTATTGATTTAATTAACAATCCTGATGGTTCTTTAAAAGTTTTACTAGACGGTAAGGATGTTTCCAAAGAAATCAGGGAACCCAGGATTACCAAACATGTGTCTGACGTTGCGAAAATAAAAGGCGTGCGGCTTGTTATGCTTTCTTTGCAGCGGGAGTTGGGAAAAAAAAGAGATTGCGTGCTTGATGGCAGGGATATAGGTACTGTTGTTTTTCCGGATGCCGACAATAAGTTTTATGTTGATGCCAGCTTAGACGAGAGAACAAACCGCAGGTATAAAGAATTAAAAGAATCAGGCCAAAATGTAACTTTACAAGATGTAAAAGCAGACTTAATTAATAGAGATAAAATTGATTCAACCAGGGAGTTTGCTCCTTTAAAGCAAGCTAAAGACGCAATATACGTTGATACAACAAATATGACTATTGAAGAAGTAGCAGAAGCACTTTCAAATAAAATATCTAATGGATAA
- a CDS encoding prephenate dehydrogenase, producing the protein MFKKVGIVGTGLIGGSIAIAIKKSGIAKRIVGVCRHKESLLLAKKNRIVDEASLSLEVLKDVDFLILATPVNVIINLSERISKIIPKNCIVTDVGSTKGEIVSVLEKNFSNYVGSHPMAGSEKRGVVNANAGIFKNTICFLTPTKKSEKKVIEALGNFWEKLGAKVILLNPEKHDFILSFVSHLPHIAAFSLISSIPSDLLKFGSTGLKDTTRIASSDGQIWADILLSNRKNLIKAIDIYQDEISGLKHAIQRNDRKALCGFLKKAKAKREILA; encoded by the coding sequence ATGTTTAAGAAAGTTGGAATTGTAGGAACCGGATTAATTGGCGGATCAATCGCTATTGCAATAAAAAAGAGCGGCATTGCCAAGAGGATTGTTGGGGTATGCCGGCACAAAGAAAGTTTATTGTTAGCCAAAAAAAATAGAATAGTTGACGAGGCGTCTTTGTCATTAGAAGTACTTAAAGATGTTGATTTTTTGATTTTAGCAACTCCCGTAAATGTTATTATTAATCTATCTGAAAGAATCTCTAAAATAATCCCAAAGAACTGCATTGTTACGGATGTAGGTAGTACTAAAGGAGAAATCGTTTCAGTTTTGGAGAAGAATTTCTCAAATTATGTAGGAAGTCACCCTATGGCTGGTTCTGAAAAAAGAGGTGTTGTTAATGCTAATGCAGGGATTTTTAAAAATACAATTTGTTTCCTGACTCCGACAAAAAAATCAGAAAAAAAGGTTATAGAAGCACTGGGTAATTTCTGGGAAAAGTTAGGCGCTAAGGTTATTTTGCTTAATCCTGAAAAACACGATTTTATTCTTTCGTTTGTAAGCCATTTGCCGCACATTGCTGCCTTTTCGCTGATAAGCAGTATCCCTTCGGATTTATTAAAATTCGGTTCTACCGGTTTAAAAGATACAACGCGGATCGCTTCTTCGGATGGCCAGATTTGGGCGGATATCCTTTTAAGTAACCGTAAAAACTTAATTAAGGCAATAGATATTTATCAGGATGAGATATCAGGCTTAAAGCACGCAATTCAAAGAAACGATAGAAAAGCCCTTTGCGGGTTTTTAAAGAAAGCAAAAGCCAAAAGAGAGATTCTTGCATGA
- the aroF gene encoding 3-deoxy-7-phosphoheptulonate synthase — translation MIIVLKPGAQDSEVEHIIERVKKLGLTPHVSKGTERTIIGVIGPEDILRVTPLEAFPGVEKVMPVLAPYKLVSREFKQDYSVIDLGKGVKIGGKKIVLMAGPCAIENLDTLFTIAKEIKNAGVKVLRGGAFKPRTSPYSFQGLGEEGLKYLQQVGKELDLVTITEVMDPRDVDLVARYVDVLQIGARNMQNFNLLKEVGMTKKPVLLKRGLSSTIKELLMSAEYILAGGNFNVALCERGIRTFEDATRNTLDISAVPLVKQLSHLPIVVDPSHAAGKWGLVAPLSKAAVASGCDGLIIEVHSRPEEALSDGAQSLTPKNFSTLVEELKAIANVVGREI, via the coding sequence ATGATTATTGTCCTTAAGCCCGGAGCACAAGATAGTGAAGTAGAGCATATTATTGAACGCGTAAAGAAGTTAGGTTTAACGCCACATGTTTCAAAAGGAACCGAAAGAACAATTATTGGAGTTATCGGGCCCGAGGATATATTACGTGTTACGCCTCTTGAAGCTTTTCCGGGTGTAGAAAAGGTCATGCCGGTTTTGGCTCCCTATAAATTAGTTTCTAGGGAATTTAAGCAAGATTATTCTGTAATTGACTTAGGTAAGGGCGTAAAGATTGGCGGGAAAAAGATTGTGCTTATGGCAGGGCCTTGTGCTATAGAGAACCTTGATACATTATTTACTATCGCAAAAGAGATAAAAAATGCCGGTGTAAAAGTTTTAAGAGGAGGGGCTTTTAAGCCTCGGACTTCTCCGTATAGCTTTCAAGGTTTAGGAGAAGAGGGTTTGAAATACCTGCAGCAAGTTGGCAAAGAGTTAGATTTAGTTACGATTACAGAGGTGATGGACCCTCGTGATGTTGATTTGGTAGCAAGATATGTTGATGTTCTGCAGATTGGCGCCCGTAATATGCAGAATTTTAATTTACTGAAAGAAGTAGGCATGACTAAAAAGCCGGTTTTGTTAAAAAGAGGCTTGTCTTCCACAATTAAAGAATTGTTAATGTCAGCGGAATATATTTTAGCGGGTGGAAACTTTAATGTTGCTTTATGTGAGCGCGGGATCAGGACATTTGAAGATGCAACGCGCAATACTTTGGATATAAGCGCAGTCCCTCTTGTTAAGCAGCTTTCGCATTTACCGATTGTTGTGGATCCATCCCATGCCGCTGGTAAGTGGGGTTTGGTTGCACCTTTATCCAAGGCAGCGGTCGCCTCAGGTTGCGATGGCCTGATTATTGAAGTGCACAGTCGCCCGGAAGAGGCGTTGTCGGATGGGGCTCAATCGCTTACTCCGAAAAATTTTTCAACCTTGGTTGAGGAATTAAAAGCCATAGCAAATGTTGTTGGAAGAGAGATATAA
- the hisC gene encoding histidinol-phosphate transaminase: protein MLVRKNILKVTPYVGGKPIEETKRQFGLKEVIKLASNENPLGASPKALKAIKDFLVNINRYPDSNSFYLKNKLAKKLRLNPQNLILGNGSDEIIDIIIKTFVEDDENIIISGSTFLEYEIIAKVNNKEVITVPLKNFKYDLTAIKNKINRKTKLVFIANPNNPTGTFVSKAELEDFLSTLPNSVILVLDEAYDTFIDTSDYPFGINYFQMNNCIVMKTFSKAYGLAGLRIGFAIAKEELVSFMERVRQPFNVNSLAQVAAVAALEDSKFLAATKKNNLIEKKFLYKNLRDLNVSFVPTVTNFILIDTGKDGVEVFKEMLKYGVIVRDMQQYGLKSFIRVTIGTRKENEKFIAVIKKVLK from the coding sequence ATGTTAGTTAGGAAAAATATTCTTAAAGTTACTCCATATGTTGGCGGAAAGCCGATTGAGGAAACAAAACGCCAATTTGGCCTAAAGGAAGTAATTAAGCTTGCTTCCAATGAGAATCCGCTGGGCGCTTCTCCAAAAGCACTTAAGGCGATTAAAGATTTCCTGGTAAATATAAATAGGTATCCTGATAGCAACTCTTTTTATCTAAAGAATAAACTAGCCAAGAAACTTCGTCTTAATCCTCAGAATTTAATCTTAGGGAATGGTTCTGATGAGATTATTGATATAATTATTAAGACTTTCGTTGAGGATGATGAAAATATCATTATTTCCGGGTCAACTTTTTTGGAATATGAAATTATTGCCAAGGTAAACAATAAAGAGGTCATAACTGTCCCTTTAAAGAATTTTAAATATGACTTAACGGCAATTAAAAATAAGATTAACAGAAAAACAAAGTTGGTTTTTATTGCTAATCCAAATAACCCCACAGGGACTTTTGTTTCAAAGGCTGAATTGGAAGATTTCTTATCTACTCTCCCGAATAGCGTAATCCTTGTTTTGGATGAAGCGTACGATACTTTTATTGATACCTCTGATTACCCCTTTGGCATAAACTATTTTCAAATGAATAACTGTATTGTTATGAAAACTTTCTCCAAGGCTTACGGGTTAGCCGGCCTTAGAATTGGATTTGCTATTGCTAAAGAGGAATTAGTTTCTTTTATGGAAAGAGTAAGGCAGCCTTTTAACGTAAATAGCTTGGCTCAGGTGGCAGCTGTTGCTGCATTGGAAGATTCCAAATTTTTGGCTGCTACTAAGAAGAACAATTTAATTGAGAAAAAGTTTCTTTATAAGAACTTAAGGGATTTAAATGTTTCTTTTGTCCCTACTGTTACCAATTTTATACTTATTGATACGGGAAAAGATGGAGTGGAAGTATTTAAAGAAATGCTTAAATACGGGGTCATAGTAAGAGACATGCAGCAATATGGCTTAAAAAGTTTTATCAGGGTTACTATCGGAACACGGAAAGAAAACGAAAAATTCATAGCAGTGATCAAGAAAGTTTTAAAATAA
- the pheA gene encoding prephenate dehydratase, which yields MSLNKLRNKIDSIDKRLIDLMNARTDLALKISKIKHENGKSSYSPDREIEVLKRISLLNKGPLPKEALWAVYREIMSSSLSLGKSLRIAYLGPEASFSNLAALKRFGSQVEYIPCENITDCFLEVERGNADYAVVPIENSIEGAVSYTLDMFVESDLRICSQIVLDISHNLLANCPKNKIKRVYTIQQVFGQCRIWLQENMPAVEKIEVSSTTRAAQIATKEKNSGCIASLLAAKKYKLGVLARDIEDSPHNITRFMVIGNTDAGPTGHDKTSILFLIKDKVGALHEMLLPFKKYKINLTKIESRPSKRKAWDYYFFVDLEGHVENPKVKKALQELENKCKFLKVLGSYPVSE from the coding sequence ATGAGCCTAAACAAATTGCGTAATAAAATTGATAGTATTGATAAGCGGCTTATTGATTTAATGAATGCCCGTACGGATTTGGCGCTTAAAATTTCAAAAATAAAACATGAAAATGGAAAGAGCTCTTATTCTCCGGATCGTGAAATTGAGGTATTAAAAAGAATCAGCTTGTTAAATAAAGGGCCTTTGCCTAAAGAAGCGCTTTGGGCTGTTTATAGAGAGATAATGTCAAGCAGCCTTAGCCTTGGAAAGTCGTTAAGGATTGCTTATTTAGGACCGGAAGCAAGTTTCAGTAATTTAGCTGCTTTAAAAAGATTTGGTTCGCAGGTTGAATATATCCCTTGTGAGAATATTACTGATTGTTTTCTTGAGGTTGAAAGAGGCAATGCTGATTATGCTGTAGTCCCTATAGAAAATTCCATTGAAGGGGCAGTTAGTTATACTCTGGATATGTTTGTGGAATCTGATTTAAGGATTTGCAGCCAGATAGTTTTGGATATTTCGCATAATCTTTTGGCGAATTGCCCTAAAAATAAAATTAAACGCGTCTATACAATCCAACAGGTATTCGGCCAATGCAGGATTTGGCTGCAGGAGAATATGCCGGCGGTTGAAAAGATTGAAGTTTCAAGCACTACTAGAGCTGCCCAGATTGCAACAAAAGAAAAAAATTCCGGTTGCATTGCTTCTTTGCTTGCGGCAAAGAAATATAAGCTGGGAGTGTTGGCAAGAGACATTGAAGATTCCCCGCATAATATTACCCGTTTTATGGTTATTGGAAACACTGATGCCGGCCCGACCGGGCACGATAAAACATCAATCCTCTTTTTGATTAAAGATAAGGTAGGCGCTTTGCATGAGATGCTGCTGCCTTTTAAGAAATATAAAATAAATTTGACGAAAATAGAATCCCGCCCTTCAAAAAGAAAAGCATGGGATTATTATTTCTTTGTTGATTTGGAAGGGCATGTTGAGAATCCAAAAGTAAAAAAAGCGCTTCAGGAATTAGAAAATAAATGTAAGTTTTTAAAAGTTTTAGGTTCTTATCCGGTTAGTGAGTAA
- the scpB gene encoding SMC-Scp complex subunit ScpB, translating into MEENNIKSAIEALLFACEKPLLLEQIKKALDGIDVSVIRKAIEDLKTEYKDSNRGMAIIEVAGGYQMISSLNFAPFLKKLFKERHTERLSKPALETLAIIAYKQPITRIEIESLRGVNIDGVMSSLVEKDLIKIAGRKKAPGSPYVYGTTKKFLEHFGLMSLNDLPKMEDFTKLEAQDLKNGLDELTAQNQNLAEDNVEQEKAKELVDEPKQIA; encoded by the coding sequence ATGGAAGAAAATAATATTAAAAGTGCAATCGAAGCTTTGCTTTTTGCGTGTGAAAAGCCGCTTCTATTAGAGCAGATTAAAAAAGCCCTTGATGGTATTGATGTTTCAGTTATCCGAAAAGCAATTGAGGATCTAAAAACAGAATATAAGGACTCAAACCGCGGAATGGCGATTATTGAGGTTGCCGGAGGCTATCAAATGATTTCCTCTTTAAACTTTGCGCCATTCTTAAAGAAGCTATTTAAAGAGCGCCATACTGAAAGGTTGTCAAAACCAGCTTTAGAAACCTTGGCAATAATTGCTTATAAGCAGCCGATAACCCGCATTGAGATTGAATCTTTAAGAGGAGTTAATATTGATGGCGTTATGTCTTCGTTGGTAGAGAAAGACCTTATAAAGATAGCAGGTAGAAAAAAAGCACCCGGTTCTCCCTATGTATATGGCACAACAAAGAAATTTTTGGAGCATTTCGGTTTAATGTCTTTAAATGATTTGCCAAAAATGGAAGATTTTACAAAATTGGAGGCGCAGGATCTAAAAAATGGGTTAGATGAATTAACTGCGCAAAATCAGAATCTTGCTGAAGACAATGTAGAGCAAGAAAAGGCAAAGGAGTTAGTTGATGAGCCTAAACAAATTGCGTAA
- a CDS encoding OB-fold domain-containing protein, with protein sequence MISRISGKIVEKGNNYLTVSVGGFCYEVLIPQAVMQRMDEFTAPDGNINLITFHYHQVEQSKSIPVLIGFLNDIEKDFFQVFITVSGIGPRAALKALNKPISQIAQAIDEGNVSFLKSLPGIGEQRAREIVAKLQNKVGKFGLIQDNKISLEIKETKDFEEEALAVLMQLEYKKSEALSMIKKALEESNSIKTAEDLLNFVYKQKRVG encoded by the coding sequence ATGATCTCGCGGATTTCCGGAAAAATAGTTGAAAAAGGCAATAATTATTTGACGGTTAGCGTTGGAGGCTTTTGTTACGAGGTGCTTATTCCTCAAGCCGTGATGCAAAGAATGGATGAGTTTACGGCTCCGGACGGAAATATCAATCTAATTACCTTCCATTATCATCAGGTTGAACAATCAAAAAGTATTCCGGTTTTAATCGGTTTTTTAAATGATATTGAAAAAGATTTTTTTCAAGTCTTTATTACGGTTTCCGGTATCGGCCCTCGGGCTGCATTAAAGGCGCTTAATAAGCCGATTTCACAGATTGCCCAAGCAATAGATGAGGGGAATGTGTCTTTTTTGAAATCTTTGCCGGGTATAGGCGAGCAAAGAGCAAGAGAAATCGTTGCTAAGTTGCAGAATAAAGTGGGAAAATTTGGGCTGATTCAGGATAATAAAATAAGCCTTGAAATAAAAGAAACCAAAGATTTTGAAGAAGAAGCTCTTGCTGTGCTTATGCAGCTGGAATATAAAAAATCAGAAGCCTTGTCTATGATTAAGAAGGCTCTTGAGGAATCTAATAGTATTAAAACAGCCGAGGATTTGTTAAATTTCGTCTATAAGCAAAAAAGGGTTGGATAA
- the ruvC gene encoding crossover junction endodeoxyribonuclease RuvC: MIILGIDPALAITGYGVIQADKRFFNLLEAGVISTSPKEVLAKRLDKIYTGITKLIDDTKPDVAVLEKLYAHYAHPTTAFILGHARGVITLACAKKNIPVFEYAATRVKKAIVGRGLASKAQVQSMVVNILNLDSVPKFFDVTDALALAISHSYISRLKI; this comes from the coding sequence ATGATAATACTGGGTATTGACCCGGCATTAGCAATTACAGGTTATGGCGTTATCCAAGCAGATAAGAGATTTTTTAATCTGCTTGAAGCAGGGGTAATTTCTACCTCTCCGAAAGAGGTTTTGGCAAAGCGCCTTGATAAAATTTATACCGGCATCACGAAATTGATAGATGATACAAAGCCGGATGTAGCAGTTCTTGAAAAATTATACGCGCATTATGCCCATCCGACTACAGCTTTTATTTTGGGGCATGCCCGCGGGGTAATAACTTTAGCTTGTGCTAAAAAAAACATTCCCGTTTTTGAGTATGCGGCAACGAGAGTTAAAAAAGCTATTGTTGGAAGAGGGCTTGCTTCCAAGGCGCAGGTCCAGAGTATGGTAGTAAATATTTTAAATTTGGATTCTGTCCCGAAATTTTTTGATGTTACCGATGCTTTGGCGTTAGCTATTTCGCATAGCTATATATCGAGGTTAAAAATATGA
- a CDS encoding YebC/PmpR family DNA-binding transcriptional regulator, producing the protein MSGHSKWKTNKGKKAVADAKKGATYTKIIKELTVVARDGGGNPDTNPRLRAIMQKAKEANMPSDNVKMAIKRGTGELPGVIYENVVYEAYAPGGVAIIVEALTDNKNRTSAELRNIMSKKGGSFAGAGAVSWMFTKKGYFLIEKSLAKEDDLMNLVLEAGAEDMKVDEKNYEITTSPQNFEKVKQAIDEKGIKCQDAEVTMIPSSTVKVTGGEAKQVLSLIDSLEEHDDVEQVYANFDIPDEILEQAANED; encoded by the coding sequence ATGTCAGGTCACTCTAAATGGAAGACAAATAAAGGTAAAAAAGCGGTAGCTGATGCTAAAAAGGGAGCTACTTACACAAAAATTATTAAAGAGTTAACTGTTGTCGCACGTGATGGCGGAGGAAACCCGGATACTAATCCGAGGCTTCGCGCTATAATGCAGAAAGCAAAAGAAGCAAATATGCCTTCGGACAACGTGAAAATGGCAATTAAGCGTGGAACAGGAGAACTCCCTGGAGTTATTTATGAGAATGTAGTTTATGAAGCATATGCCCCGGGAGGTGTTGCGATTATCGTTGAAGCTTTGACCGACAATAAGAATCGCACAAGCGCCGAATTGAGGAATATCATGTCTAAAAAAGGCGGAAGTTTCGCAGGCGCCGGAGCTGTAAGCTGGATGTTTACAAAGAAAGGCTATTTTTTAATTGAAAAGTCGCTTGCCAAAGAAGATGATTTGATGAATTTGGTTCTTGAAGCTGGTGCTGAGGATATGAAGGTTGATGAGAAAAATTATGAAATCACAACTTCTCCCCAGAACTTTGAAAAAGTTAAACAGGCTATTGATGAAAAGGGTATTAAATGCCAGGATGCAGAAGTAACCATGATTCCTTCTTCAACAGTAAAAGTAACTGGCGGCGAAGCCAAGCAGGTTTTGTCGTTAATTGATTCATTAGAAGAGCATGATGATGTAGAGCAGGTGTATGCTAATTTTGATATTCCTGATGAAATCCTTGAACAGGCAGCAAACGAAGACTAA
- a CDS encoding ribonuclease HI family protein, whose protein sequence is MNKIDLYIDGASKGNPGPAGIGVVLCSGGEVVKNISDFIGNATNNVAEYTALIYGLQEALILKARILQINTDSQLLARQINKDYKVKHPNIIPLYNQAIRLIQGFEEVCVKHIPREENSGADKLANLAIKKAVKSKN, encoded by the coding sequence ATGAATAAGATTGATTTATATATAGATGGCGCGTCAAAAGGAAATCCCGGGCCTGCTGGTATAGGGGTGGTTTTGTGTTCAGGTGGGGAAGTTGTAAAAAATATTTCTGATTTTATTGGGAATGCTACAAATAATGTTGCTGAATATACAGCGCTTATCTATGGATTGCAGGAAGCATTAATTTTAAAGGCAAGAATTCTTCAGATTAATACAGATAGCCAATTGCTCGCAAGGCAGATTAACAAAGATTATAAAGTCAAACATCCTAACATCATACCTTTGTATAACCAAGCAATTCGTTTGATACAGGGGTTTGAAGAAGTCTGCGTGAAGCATATCCCAAGAGAAGAAAATTCTGGCGCGGATAAATTGGCTAATTTAGCGATTAAGAAGGCAGTAAAAAGTAAAAATTAA
- a CDS encoding C4-type zinc ribbon domain-containing protein has product MSNVDLRTQIGSLVKLQAIDSEIYTLNNEKTAKPAEIKVMEASFEAKKQGLAELEKKFLDFQKQRKDKELELASKEEAGKKLQGQLYALKTNKEYQAMLQQIQDSKADGSVIEDKILELFDLSDKAKKEVEAEKERLKGEEKVFVGEKKKVEDRIKEIDDRLSQLEAQRKQVLPEIDPKILSQYDRILLNRDGLAIVAVKGNNCGGCNMFVPPQVINLIKMYERLVTCEICNRILFVE; this is encoded by the coding sequence TTGTCTAATGTTGATTTAAGAACACAGATAGGTAGCCTTGTAAAATTACAGGCAATTGATAGTGAGATTTATACTCTAAATAACGAAAAAACCGCTAAGCCTGCTGAAATTAAGGTAATGGAAGCATCATTTGAGGCTAAAAAACAAGGATTAGCGGAGTTAGAAAAGAAATTTCTTGATTTTCAGAAACAGAGAAAAGATAAAGAGTTGGAGTTGGCTTCAAAGGAAGAAGCAGGAAAGAAACTTCAAGGCCAACTATATGCTCTTAAGACAAATAAAGAATATCAGGCGATGCTGCAGCAGATCCAGGATTCAAAAGCAGACGGTTCTGTTATTGAAGATAAGATTTTAGAATTGTTTGACCTTTCGGATAAAGCGAAAAAAGAAGTTGAAGCTGAAAAAGAAAGGCTTAAGGGAGAAGAAAAGGTTTTTGTTGGTGAAAAGAAAAAAGTTGAAGACAGGATTAAAGAAATTGACGATAGGCTTTCCCAATTAGAAGCACAGCGAAAACAAGTTTTGCCTGAAATTGACCCAAAGATATTATCTCAATACGATAGGATTCTTCTAAACCGCGATGGCCTGGCAATTGTTGCGGTAAAAGGGAATAATTGCGGAGGCTGCAATATGTTTGTCCCTCCTCAGGTAATAAATTTAATAAAAATGTATGAACGTTTGGTTACTTGTGAAATATGCAATAGGATCTTGTTTGTGGAATAA